A region of Rhodospirillales bacterium DNA encodes the following proteins:
- a CDS encoding DUF882 domain-containing protein → MPVRHCVASLFSAALVLGASGAAMAQAPKAAPKPAPAKPVVVAPAKPVVVKSLAAAVATPGGAVAAPKPAAGPVAAKTKVVTPAGKPTAAPAATRTATYVAPRPAAAPQATRVAAVGRGSVPTPAMAASSLRSTRYGAVPRPPVPEYAPSPEKLPPPPDDGTPRTLTLHNVNTQETVTATYWRNGRYVQSEIDRLNAALRDSRNGSSVQMDPRLFDVLWHVRRNLGSDSSFEVLSAYRSPETNAWLASTSRGVASDSLHMRGQAIDVKLPGHSAYQIRQAARGLGLGGVGYYARSGFVHLDTGDVRYW, encoded by the coding sequence ATGCCGGTCCGTCACTGCGTCGCGTCGTTGTTCTCGGCGGCCCTCGTCCTGGGCGCGTCGGGCGCCGCGATGGCCCAGGCGCCTAAGGCGGCGCCGAAGCCCGCGCCGGCCAAGCCGGTGGTGGTCGCGCCGGCCAAGCCGGTCGTGGTCAAGTCGCTGGCCGCCGCGGTCGCCACGCCGGGCGGCGCCGTCGCCGCGCCCAAGCCGGCCGCCGGCCCGGTCGCCGCCAAGACCAAGGTTGTGACCCCCGCCGGCAAGCCGACCGCCGCCCCGGCCGCGACCAGGACCGCGACCTATGTCGCGCCACGTCCCGCCGCCGCGCCGCAGGCGACCCGCGTCGCCGCCGTCGGCCGTGGATCGGTGCCGACCCCGGCGATGGCCGCGTCGAGCCTGCGGAGCACCCGTTACGGCGCCGTGCCGCGGCCGCCGGTGCCGGAATACGCGCCGTCGCCCGAGAAGCTGCCGCCGCCGCCCGACGACGGCACGCCGCGCACGCTCACCCTGCACAACGTCAACACGCAGGAGACGGTGACCGCGACGTACTGGCGCAACGGCCGCTACGTGCAGTCCGAGATCGACCGCCTGAACGCCGCGCTGCGCGACTCGCGCAACGGCTCCTCGGTCCAGATGGATCCCCGCCTGTTCGACGTGCTGTGGCATGTCCGGCGCAATCTCGGCAGCGATTCCAGCTTCGAGGTGCTGTCGGCCTACCGCTCGCCCGAGACCAACGCCTGGCTGGCCAGCACCAGCCGCGGCGTGGCCTCCGACAGCCTGCACATGCGCGGCCAGGCGATCGACGTGAAGCTGCCCGGCCACAGCGCCTACCAGATCCGCCAGGCGGCGCGCGGGCTGGGCCTCGGTGGCGTCGGCTACTACGCCCGTTCCGGCTTCGTGCACCTCGATACCGGCGACGTGCGCTACTGGTGA
- a CDS encoding OmpA family protein, whose translation MIWEVGGRIGIDWEIAPLWHLAAGYKATYWDGLMSNQCCGAAAPNIVGGGRSGLLEHGPFVRLAYNWGAPPSGPEAPKPPVASGKKSYIVFFDFDRALITPTAATTIKQAAADAKAGKSTRLDVTGHADKSGGDAYNMALSLRRANAVKDQLVREGIPANQIAVVGRGESMPLVQTADGVREPQNRRVEIVLN comes from the coding sequence ATGATCTGGGAGGTCGGCGGCCGCATCGGCATCGACTGGGAGATCGCGCCGCTATGGCACCTCGCCGCCGGATATAAGGCGACGTACTGGGACGGCCTGATGAGCAACCAGTGCTGTGGCGCCGCCGCTCCGAACATCGTTGGTGGCGGCCGGTCGGGTCTTTTGGAGCACGGCCCGTTCGTGCGCCTGGCGTACAACTGGGGCGCGCCGCCGTCCGGTCCGGAGGCGCCGAAGCCGCCGGTGGCGAGCGGCAAGAAGAGCTACATCGTGTTCTTCGACTTCGACCGGGCGCTGATCACGCCGACGGCGGCGACGACGATCAAGCAGGCGGCGGCCGACGCCAAGGCCGGCAAGAGCACGCGCCTCGATGTCACGGGCCACGCCGACAAGTCGGGCGGCGACGCCTACAACATGGCGCTGTCGCTGCGCCGCGCGAACGCTGTGAAGGACCAGCTGGTGCGCGAGGGCATTCCGGCGAACCAGATCGCGGTGGTGGGCCGCGGCGAGAGCATGCCGCTGGTGCAGACCGCGGACGGCGTGCGCGAGCCGCAGAACCGCCGCGTCGAGATCGTCCTGAACTAA
- a CDS encoding alpha/beta hydrolase produces MLDAEAAFVLDLMEKAAAAGRPKLHTLPAADARRMADEMSAAGEADPPDVAKVEDGALPGPAGPIGWRRYWPAGVAETTLPTLVYYHGGGFVIGNLETHDSTCRRLANKSRCQVVAIDYRLAPEHPFPAPVEDAIAAFRHIRDNAAAFGAEAGKLAVGGDSAGGALSAVVCQAMKRAGEGMPAFQMLIYPATDSTVETESRRTLGGNYFLTKDLMDWFWRHYVPAGADLADLRLSPLLSGDFTGLPAAYVLTAGYDPLKDEGKAYAEKLLAAGVKTTYANFPGTIHGFFSMTRFLKQGLVANDEAAGAMAAFFGR; encoded by the coding sequence ATGCTCGACGCCGAAGCCGCTTTCGTTCTCGACCTGATGGAGAAGGCCGCCGCCGCCGGCCGGCCCAAGCTGCACACCCTGCCGGCCGCCGACGCGCGCCGGATGGCCGACGAGATGTCGGCGGCGGGCGAGGCCGATCCGCCGGACGTCGCCAAGGTGGAGGACGGGGCGCTGCCCGGGCCCGCCGGGCCGATCGGCTGGCGGCGCTACTGGCCGGCCGGCGTGGCCGAGACCACGCTGCCGACGCTGGTCTACTACCACGGCGGCGGCTTCGTGATCGGCAACCTCGAGACCCACGATTCGACCTGCCGGCGCCTCGCCAACAAGAGCCGCTGCCAGGTGGTCGCGATCGACTACCGGCTGGCGCCGGAGCATCCCTTTCCGGCCCCGGTCGAGGACGCCATCGCCGCGTTCCGCCACATCCGCGACAACGCCGCCGCGTTCGGCGCCGAGGCCGGCAAGCTCGCGGTCGGCGGCGACTCGGCCGGCGGCGCGCTGTCGGCGGTGGTGTGCCAGGCGATGAAGCGGGCGGGCGAGGGCATGCCGGCCTTCCAGATGCTGATCTATCCCGCCACCGACAGCACGGTGGAGACCGAGTCCCGCCGGACGCTGGGCGGGAACTACTTTTTGACCAAGGACCTGATGGACTGGTTCTGGCGCCACTACGTGCCGGCCGGCGCCGACCTCGCCGACCTGCGCCTCTCGCCGCTTCTGTCGGGCGATTTCACCGGCCTGCCGGCGGCCTACGTGCTGACCGCCGGCTACGATCCGCTCAAGGACGAGGGCAAGGCGTACGCCGAGAAGCTGCTGGCCGCCGGCGTGAAGACCACCTACGCCAACTTTCCCGGCACCATCCACGGCTTCTTCTCGATGACGCGCTTCCTCAAGCAGGGCCTGGTCGCCAACGACGAGGCCGCGGGTGCCATGGCGGCGTTCTTCGGACGCTGA
- a CDS encoding sodium:proton antiporter, which translates to MTAVVAALFAIALALAAVSLLVPVAERLRIPHTVLLAVLGMLLGVAATRVDLAAGASPMGDAFDGLRALVLSPETFLYVFLPPLLFTAGLMIDVRRLFDEISAVLLLAIVAVFVCIGVVGGLVHLATGVDIHVCLLLGAIVSTTDPAAVIGILRDVGAPKRLSILAEGEALFNDAAAITAFVILIDILGGRALGSAASPVFIFLREFLGGLALGFVLAQGALMILSRLGASSVAVVSVTVSLAYLAYIVGDKYIHVSGVVAVVAAALTLAAAGPTRLQPRQWEALQHSWHQLEFWASSMIFLLASMVAVNLLAGVTKSHMLGLAALYFAAFGARALVLFGLLPALEALGRVQPVDNRYKTMIVWGGLRGAVTLALALVAYANPRLPQEARDFVAILATLFVIATLFVNAPSLRPLMRFFRLNELDATDAALRERVLRLSRATVAGQVHEVADAYGVGPTSRAACRISRRRSAPPATTSRCRSTSASPTPCAPCARASASSTWSSSSTRPSRAAWSAGSSSAPSGSSTGCGPRAPPATRWRCARSPSTAAPSRSRCGCTGRSAGRARWPTGSPTASRRC; encoded by the coding sequence ATGACGGCGGTCGTCGCGGCGCTGTTCGCCATCGCGCTGGCGTTGGCGGCGGTCAGCCTGCTGGTGCCGGTGGCCGAGCGCCTGCGCATCCCCCACACCGTGCTGCTGGCCGTCCTCGGCATGCTGCTCGGCGTCGCCGCGACGCGCGTCGACCTCGCGGCCGGCGCCTCGCCGATGGGCGACGCCTTCGACGGCCTGCGCGCGCTGGTCCTCAGTCCCGAGACGTTCCTCTACGTCTTCCTGCCGCCGCTGCTGTTCACCGCCGGCCTGATGATCGACGTGCGCCGGCTGTTCGACGAGATCTCGGCGGTCCTGCTGCTGGCGATCGTGGCGGTGTTCGTGTGCATCGGCGTGGTCGGCGGGCTGGTGCATCTCGCCACCGGCGTCGACATCCACGTCTGCCTGCTGCTCGGCGCGATCGTCTCGACCACCGATCCGGCCGCCGTCATCGGCATCCTGCGCGACGTCGGCGCGCCCAAGCGCCTGTCGATCCTGGCCGAGGGCGAGGCGCTGTTCAACGACGCCGCCGCCATCACCGCCTTCGTCATCCTGATCGACATCCTGGGCGGCCGCGCGCTGGGCAGCGCGGCGTCGCCGGTCTTCATCTTCCTGCGCGAGTTCCTCGGCGGCCTGGCGCTGGGCTTCGTGCTGGCGCAGGGCGCGCTGATGATCCTGTCGCGCCTCGGCGCCTCGTCGGTGGCGGTGGTGTCGGTCACCGTCAGCCTCGCCTATCTCGCCTACATCGTCGGCGACAAGTACATCCACGTCTCCGGCGTGGTCGCGGTCGTGGCGGCGGCGCTGACCCTGGCGGCGGCGGGCCCCACCCGGCTCCAGCCGCGGCAGTGGGAGGCGCTGCAGCACAGCTGGCACCAGCTCGAGTTCTGGGCCAGCTCGATGATCTTCCTGCTGGCCTCGATGGTGGCGGTCAACCTGCTGGCCGGCGTCACGAAATCCCACATGCTGGGCCTGGCGGCGCTCTATTTCGCCGCCTTCGGGGCCCGCGCGCTGGTGCTGTTCGGGCTGCTGCCGGCGCTGGAGGCGCTGGGCCGGGTGCAGCCGGTCGACAACCGCTACAAGACGATGATCGTGTGGGGCGGCCTGCGCGGGGCGGTGACGCTGGCGCTGGCGCTGGTCGCCTACGCCAACCCGCGGCTGCCGCAGGAGGCGCGCGACTTCGTCGCCATCCTGGCGACCCTGTTCGTGATCGCGACGCTGTTCGTCAACGCGCCCTCGCTGCGGCCGCTGATGCGCTTCTTCCGCCTCAACGAGCTGGACGCCACCGACGCCGCGCTGCGCGAGCGCGTCCTGCGCCTGTCGCGCGCCACGGTGGCCGGGCAGGTGCACGAGGTGGCCGACGCCTACGGCGTGGGTCCGACGTCGCGCGCTGCGTGCCGCATCTCGAGGAGGCGCTCGGCGCCGCCGGCGACGACGTCGCGCTGCCGCTCGACAAGCGCGTCGCCTACGCCCTGCGCACCCTGTGCGCGCGCGAGCGCGAGCTCTACCTGGAGCAGTTCGAGCACCAGACCGTCTCGCGCCGCATGGTCGGCCGGCTCGTCCTCGGCGCCGAGCGGGTCCTCGACCGGGTGCGGACCGAGGGCGCCGCCGGCTACGCGCTGGCGCTGCGCGAGGTCGCCGAGTACGGCCGCGCCTTCAAGGTCGCGCTGTGGCTGCACGGGACGTTCGGCTGGGAGGGCCCGCTGGCCGACCGGCTCGCCGACCGCTTCGAGGCGCTGCTGA
- a CDS encoding tripartite tricarboxylate transporter substrate binding protein: MPRLPRRRFAALAGASLAALPLSSARAQAWPAKPLRLIVPYPPGGTTDTLARVIAGKLAEPLGQPVLVDNKAGAAGNIGTDLAAKAPADGHTLCLGNNSTHATNQTLFPNAGFDAARDFAGISLVATVTHVLVAHPDFAAKSLAALIADAKARPGKIDYASSSPGSASHLAMELFKGALGIDLTHVPYKGVAPAVQDLVAGQVPVGFMTLPAVKGQIDAGKLRALAVTSAKRHPTLPDAPTIAEAAIPGFLADAWFGVFAPKGVAPAIIARLNAEIHKALAAPDARDAIVKAGFDIVTSTPAETDAFVTAEIAKWAGVVKRAGVKAE; encoded by the coding sequence ATGCCACGCCTTCCACGCCGCCGCTTCGCCGCCCTCGCCGGCGCGAGCCTCGCGGCGCTGCCGCTCTCCTCCGCGCGCGCCCAGGCGTGGCCAGCCAAGCCGCTGCGGCTGATCGTGCCCTACCCGCCGGGCGGCACCACCGACACGCTGGCGCGCGTCATCGCCGGCAAACTGGCCGAGCCGCTGGGCCAGCCGGTCCTCGTCGACAACAAGGCCGGCGCGGCCGGCAACATCGGCACCGATCTCGCCGCCAAGGCGCCGGCCGACGGCCATACGCTGTGCCTCGGCAACAACTCGACCCACGCCACCAACCAGACGCTGTTCCCCAACGCAGGCTTCGACGCCGCCCGCGACTTCGCCGGCATCAGCCTCGTGGCGACGGTGACGCACGTGCTGGTGGCGCATCCGGATTTCGCCGCCAAGTCGCTCGCGGCGCTGATCGCCGACGCCAAGGCGCGGCCGGGGAAGATCGACTACGCGTCCAGCAGCCCCGGATCGGCGTCGCATCTGGCGATGGAGCTGTTCAAGGGCGCGCTGGGAATCGACCTCACGCACGTGCCCTACAAGGGCGTGGCGCCGGCGGTGCAGGATCTGGTCGCGGGGCAGGTGCCGGTGGGGTTCATGACGCTGCCGGCGGTGAAAGGACAGATCGACGCCGGCAAGCTGCGCGCGCTGGCGGTCACGTCCGCCAAGCGCCACCCGACGCTGCCCGACGCGCCGACCATCGCCGAGGCCGCGATCCCCGGCTTCCTGGCCGACGCGTGGTTCGGGGTGTTCGCGCCCAAGGGCGTCGCCCCGGCGATCATCGCGCGGCTCAACGCCGAGATCCACAAGGCGCTGGCGGCGCCGGACGCGCGCGACGCGATCGTGAAGGCTGGCTTCGACATCGTCACATCGACGCCGGCGGAGACCGACGCCTTCGTGACCGCCGAGATCGCCAAGTGGGCCGGGGTCGTGAAGCGCGCCGGCGTCAAGGCGGAGTGA
- a CDS encoding dienelactone hydrolase family protein, giving the protein MRAFTSGLLSLAALLALASAPARAGEPRTLRVDGVERGYWLHAPASAKPGAPLVIVLHGAGGGGEQAARAYRWDRKAEAEGFVVAAPDASPSFAGRPASFATNPRVWNDGSGRGSPNIRASDDVGLVAALIESLARSHRIDPARVYVTGFSSGAGMAQRVGQELAPRVAAIAPVAGIMVAAPRAPARAMPVFYLSGDRDPLNPVEGGVISLPWGGRYPKEPLAVVVGRWRALNGCPDAAARDDSGGVDTLAWRGCRDGVEVRYSLVRGLGHEWPGGARSGLPESMVGPHSAALDATAEIWRFFARWRLP; this is encoded by the coding sequence ATGCGCGCGTTCACATCGGGATTGCTGTCGCTGGCGGCGCTGCTCGCGCTGGCGTCCGCGCCCGCCCGCGCCGGCGAGCCGCGCACGCTGAGGGTCGACGGCGTCGAACGCGGCTACTGGCTGCACGCGCCGGCCTCGGCCAAGCCCGGCGCGCCGCTGGTGATCGTGCTGCACGGCGCCGGCGGCGGCGGCGAGCAGGCGGCGCGCGCATACCGCTGGGACCGCAAGGCCGAGGCCGAGGGCTTCGTCGTCGCCGCGCCCGACGCCTCGCCGTCCTTCGCCGGCCGGCCGGCGTCGTTCGCGACCAATCCCCGGGTGTGGAACGACGGCTCCGGCCGCGGCTCGCCGAACATCCGCGCCAGCGATGACGTCGGCCTGGTCGCCGCCCTGATCGAGTCGCTGGCGCGCAGCCACCGGATCGACCCCGCCCGCGTCTACGTCACCGGCTTCTCGTCCGGCGCCGGCATGGCCCAGCGCGTCGGCCAGGAACTGGCGCCGCGCGTCGCCGCCATCGCGCCGGTGGCCGGCATCATGGTCGCGGCGCCGCGCGCGCCGGCCCGCGCCATGCCCGTTTTCTATCTCTCCGGCGACCGCGATCCGCTCAATCCCGTCGAGGGCGGCGTGATCTCGCTGCCATGGGGCGGGCGCTATCCCAAGGAACCGCTCGCCGTCGTCGTCGGCCGCTGGCGCGCGCTGAACGGCTGTCCCGACGCCGCGGCGCGCGACGATTCCGGCGGCGTCGACACGCTGGCGTGGCGCGGCTGCCGCGACGGCGTCGAGGTGCGCTACAGCCTCGTGCGCGGGCTGGGCCATGAATGGCCCGGCGGCGCGCGCAGCGGCCTGCCGGAATCGATGGTCGGCCCGCATTCGGCCGCGCTCGACGCGACCGCCGAGATCTGGCGCTTCTTCGCCCGCTGGCGTCTGCCCTGA
- a CDS encoding phosphatase PAP2 family protein: protein MSLDTAPPPASAAAPLANALSRASLLAAWRAAPRGSRVVWLLVAAFALFDVVALLATGIRLAPGPFLLHLLAPVALLGIGYIYGATGRGPRIADTLGALGQLFAFTMVAGPASYLLIRMGLPMVDGHLAAADRALGLDWPAYARFTDSLPVWMRIALAALYASSVPQIMAVAAFLGFTGRSARLREFIGALALSALAVVVLGALLPALGAHHTHGVPDGGKAFFIKDIVAAHAGETRTLDLSKLTGLVVCPSFHTTISLLIIAATWSVRFVGPMALAVNAALLAGVPVYGSHHFVDMLAGAALTVAVLWIWRRWIASA, encoded by the coding sequence GTGAGCCTCGACACCGCACCGCCGCCGGCATCCGCCGCGGCACCTCTGGCGAACGCGCTCTCCCGCGCCTCGCTGTTGGCGGCATGGCGCGCCGCGCCGCGCGGCTCGCGCGTGGTCTGGCTTCTGGTCGCCGCCTTCGCCCTGTTCGACGTCGTCGCCCTGCTGGCGACCGGCATCCGCCTCGCGCCCGGTCCGTTCCTGCTGCATCTGCTGGCGCCCGTGGCGCTGCTCGGCATCGGCTATATCTACGGCGCCACCGGACGCGGGCCGCGCATCGCCGACACGCTGGGCGCGCTCGGCCAGCTCTTCGCGTTCACGATGGTCGCGGGTCCGGCCAGCTACCTGCTGATCCGCATGGGCCTGCCGATGGTCGACGGCCACCTCGCCGCCGCCGACCGCGCGCTGGGCCTCGACTGGCCGGCCTACGCGCGCTTCACCGACTCGCTGCCGGTGTGGATGCGGATCGCGCTGGCGGCGCTCTACGCCAGCTCGGTGCCGCAGATCATGGCGGTGGCGGCGTTCCTCGGCTTCACCGGCCGCTCGGCGCGGCTGCGCGAGTTCATCGGCGCGCTGGCGCTGTCGGCGCTCGCCGTGGTCGTGCTCGGCGCGCTGCTCCCGGCGCTGGGCGCGCACCACACGCATGGCGTTCCCGACGGCGGCAAGGCGTTCTTCATCAAGGACATCGTCGCCGCCCACGCCGGCGAGACGCGCACGCTCGACCTCTCGAAGCTGACCGGGCTGGTGGTGTGCCCGTCCTTCCACACCACGATCAGCCTGCTGATCATCGCCGCGACCTGGAGCGTGCGGTTCGTCGGCCCGATGGCGCTGGCGGTCAACGCCGCGCTGCTCGCGGGCGTGCCGGTCTACGGCAGCCACCATTTCGTCGACATGCTGGCCGGCGCGGCGCTGACGGTGGCGGTGCTGTGGATCTGGCGGCGCTGGATCGCATCGGCGTAG
- a CDS encoding threonine/serine dehydratase, translating into MTLPTADDVARAHERIAASIRRTPVVELAAGAFGLPAALAVKLESLQHSGTFKGRGAFNKLMVSPPGPAGVVAASGGNHGAAIAFAARALGHRAEIFVPTTSSPAKVERLRAYGATVHQIGDVYMEARAASEARARETGATIASAYDDPDVFCGAGTTAREFEAQAAFDTLLVAVGGGGLIAGCALWCGGRKRIVAVETEGTPTLHAALAAGRPVDVEVGGLAADALGATRIGAPNFEIVGGVVRDSVLVSDDDVRAAQRALWSELRVMAEPAGAAGLAALLSGAYRPAPDERVGVIVCGANVDPASIG; encoded by the coding sequence ATGACCCTCCCCACCGCCGACGACGTCGCGCGCGCCCATGAACGGATCGCGGCCAGCATCCGGCGCACGCCGGTGGTCGAGCTCGCGGCCGGCGCGTTCGGGCTGCCGGCGGCGCTGGCGGTCAAACTCGAATCGCTGCAGCACAGCGGCACGTTCAAGGGCCGGGGCGCGTTCAACAAGCTGATGGTGTCGCCGCCGGGACCGGCCGGCGTCGTCGCCGCGTCCGGCGGCAACCACGGCGCCGCCATCGCCTTCGCCGCCCGCGCGCTGGGCCACCGCGCCGAGATCTTCGTGCCCACGACGTCGAGCCCTGCCAAGGTCGAGCGCCTGCGCGCCTACGGCGCCACGGTGCATCAGATCGGCGACGTCTACATGGAGGCGCGCGCCGCCAGCGAGGCGCGCGCGCGGGAGACCGGCGCCACCATAGCCTCGGCCTACGACGATCCCGACGTGTTCTGCGGCGCCGGCACGACGGCGCGCGAGTTCGAGGCGCAGGCGGCGTTCGACACGCTGCTGGTCGCGGTCGGCGGCGGCGGCTTGATCGCCGGCTGCGCGCTGTGGTGCGGCGGACGCAAGCGGATCGTGGCGGTCGAGACCGAGGGCACGCCGACGCTGCACGCGGCGCTGGCGGCCGGACGGCCGGTCGACGTCGAGGTCGGCGGCCTGGCGGCCGACGCGCTCGGCGCCACCCGCATCGGCGCGCCGAACTTCGAGATCGTCGGCGGCGTGGTCCGCGACAGCGTGCTCGTGAGCGACGACGACGTGCGCGCCGCGCAGCGCGCCTTGTGGTCGGAGCTGCGGGTGATGGCCGAGCCGGCCGGCGCCGCCGGGCTGGCGGCGCTGCTGTCGGGCGCCTATCGGCCGGCGCCGGACGAGCGCGTCGGCGTGATCGTGTGCGGCGCCAACGTCGATCCGGCGTCGATCGGCTGA
- a CDS encoding OmpA family protein — protein sequence MRKLMMAGAAVAALFTGTAQAQVQQSGFFGSIDGFYWFTGGSGGINSGNGFLSGITFVPGDGWGGSARLGYRFDGTAWDVALGGKYGDLKAGKRRGGGVNDFGVDDAKTWNVDLEVGYNITGPGWGVRPMLGVRYQHWKHDMGYHPDAPPGCCFNDNKAYGVGPRVGFDGTLNLAGPVSVFGGFDFSVLFGRTKSSGGPIVNSGKDSRTMYNFDGRVGLDWEIAPLFHIAAGYRLDISSGTFFKNEGFVPQSGRGERVEHGPFVRLAYNWGAPPSGPAPVQPPKVAGKKSYIVFFDFDRALITPTAATTIKQAAADAKAGKSTRLDVTGHADKSGGDAYNMALSLRRANAVKDQLVREGIPANQIAVVGRGESMPLVQTADGVREPQNRRVEIVLN from the coding sequence ATGAGGAAGCTGATGATGGCGGGCGCCGCGGTGGCGGCGCTGTTCACCGGAACCGCGCAGGCGCAGGTCCAGCAATCGGGCTTCTTCGGCTCGATCGACGGTTTCTACTGGTTCACCGGTGGCTCGGGCGGCATCAATTCCGGCAACGGCTTTCTCAGCGGCATCACATTCGTACCCGGTGACGGCTGGGGCGGCAGCGCCCGCCTCGGCTACCGTTTCGACGGCACCGCTTGGGATGTCGCGCTCGGCGGCAAGTACGGTGACCTGAAGGCCGGCAAGCGCCGCGGTGGCGGCGTCAACGATTTCGGTGTCGACGACGCCAAGACGTGGAACGTCGATCTCGAGGTCGGCTACAACATCACCGGCCCGGGCTGGGGCGTCCGTCCGATGCTCGGTGTGCGCTACCAGCATTGGAAGCACGACATGGGGTACCACCCCGACGCGCCGCCGGGCTGCTGCTTCAACGATAACAAGGCCTATGGCGTCGGCCCGCGCGTCGGCTTCGACGGCACGCTGAACCTGGCCGGCCCCGTCAGCGTGTTCGGCGGCTTCGACTTCTCGGTCCTGTTCGGCCGGACGAAGTCGAGCGGCGGCCCGATCGTCAACTCCGGCAAGGACAGCCGGACGATGTACAATTTCGACGGCCGCGTCGGCCTCGATTGGGAGATCGCGCCGCTGTTCCACATCGCGGCCGGCTACCGGCTCGACATCTCGAGCGGTACGTTCTTCAAGAACGAGGGCTTCGTGCCGCAGAGCGGCCGTGGCGAGCGTGTCGAGCACGGCCCGTTCGTGCGCTTGGCGTACAACTGGGGCGCGCCGCCGTCCGGTCCGGCGCCGGTCCAGCCGCCGAAGGTGGCCGGCAAGAAGAGCTACATCGTGTTCTTCGACTTCGACCGCGCCCTGATCACGCCGACGGCGGCGACGACGATCAAGCAGGCCGCGGCGGACGCGAAGGCGGGCAAGAGCACGCGCCTCGATGTCACGGGCCACGCCGACAAGTCGGGTGGCGACGCCTACAACATGGCGCTGTCGCTGCGCCGCGCGAACGCGGTGAAGGACCAGCTGGTGCGCGAGGGCATCCCGGCGAACCAGATCGCCGTCGTGGGCCGCGGCGAGAGCATGCCGCTGGTGCAGACCGCCGACGGCGTGCGCGAGCCGCAGAACCGCCGGGTCGAGATCGTCCTGAACTAA